The Candidatus Phaeomarinobacter ectocarpi genome includes a region encoding these proteins:
- a CDS encoding CinA family protein, whose translation MPLAQKVAEILKARGEAIAIGESAGGGLVSAALIAQPGASAFFLGGTVIYTPQAGRAIRDRTTLNLKGLEPLTPPFAQELADGYRRQMQCDWTTSEMGAAGPAGSPYGPKPGTAVVAVSGPVCDARLVETGMDTRIDNMRAFGKAQLDLLLECIAKADKQ comes from the coding sequence TTGCCGCTCGCACAAAAGGTTGCAGAAATTCTCAAGGCCCGTGGCGAGGCCATTGCCATCGGTGAAAGCGCAGGCGGCGGTCTTGTCTCCGCGGCTTTGATTGCCCAGCCCGGCGCCTCGGCGTTCTTTCTGGGCGGGACAGTCATCTATACGCCCCAGGCCGGCCGCGCCATCCGAGACCGCACGACCCTGAACCTCAAGGGGCTTGAACCCCTCACGCCCCCCTTCGCGCAGGAACTGGCGGACGGCTATCGCCGACAGATGCAATGTGACTGGACCACAAGCGAAATGGGCGCCGCCGGTCCCGCAGGCTCCCCCTACGGCCCCAAGCCCGGCACAGCCGTGGTGGCAGTGTCCGGCCCCGTCTGCGATGCCAGACTTGTGGAAACAGGCATGGACACCCGCATCGACAACATGCGCGCCTTCGGCAAGGCCCAGCTTGACCTGCTGCTGGAGTGCATCGCCAAAGCCGACAAGCAATAA
- a CDS encoding AMP-binding protein, giving the protein MSEAAKVDDSLPPFKPLPQKPPKVTVEHLADGSVTIASDYPLGDMPRSVPHMLDDAARDHPARNFIGERDMAGAWQFVTYGEASAKSDAIASALLARGMGPDTPLMTLSGNAIEHGVLMLGAMKARVPVAPISVPYSLMSPGHEKLKHVVKVTQPSMIYVDNAELFAGAIADIDMEGIELVVCEAKSGAADKVPDGAQTYELLCLSPVDREAVQASMDQIDHETVGKYLFTSGSTGMPKGVLQTQGMMCAVVAGQEALRDEEPDSDEVPETLEWMPWNHISAGNISFNNVLNNAGTLYLDAGKPIPGMFDQTIANLREVSPQVFGSAPIAFAMLADAMERDKDLRKSFFAKLKYMAYGGATLSNDLYDRMQALAIAETGMRMPFTTMYGATETQGITVVHWITERVGLIGLPLPGLTLKLVPNGTKKEVRVKGATVTPGYLNDPDKTADAFDEDGFYKLGDAGKFVDPDDPAQGLVFDGRVTEDFKLSSGTWVSAGTLRADVVAAASPLLQDAVVCGLDKPFVALLAWPNMAAVAELAAGASTPEEMVKHPAVVAAVKDKIAAHNKDAGGSSGRIKRVHLMTEPPSIDGHEITDKGYINQRATLERRAALVDVLYADDPDDGVIVI; this is encoded by the coding sequence ATGAGTGAAGCCGCCAAAGTCGACGACAGCCTGCCACCCTTCAAGCCGCTGCCGCAAAAGCCGCCGAAAGTAACGGTGGAGCATCTGGCTGACGGGTCAGTGACCATCGCATCCGACTATCCCCTGGGAGACATGCCGCGCAGCGTGCCCCATATGCTGGATGATGCCGCCCGCGACCACCCGGCGCGCAACTTCATCGGCGAGCGTGACATGGCCGGCGCGTGGCAGTTCGTGACCTATGGTGAGGCGAGCGCCAAGTCGGACGCCATCGCGTCGGCCCTGCTGGCGCGGGGCATGGGGCCGGATACACCGCTGATGACCCTGTCTGGCAATGCCATTGAGCATGGCGTGCTGATGCTCGGCGCCATGAAGGCGCGGGTGCCGGTGGCGCCCATCTCCGTGCCCTATTCGTTGATGAGCCCGGGGCATGAGAAACTCAAGCATGTGGTGAAGGTCACGCAGCCCAGCATGATCTATGTGGACAATGCGGAGCTGTTTGCCGGTGCCATTGCCGACATTGACATGGAGGGCATCGAACTTGTGGTCTGCGAAGCCAAGTCCGGCGCGGCAGACAAGGTGCCCGATGGCGCACAGACGTATGAGTTGCTGTGTCTGTCACCGGTGGACCGCGAGGCGGTCCAGGCCAGCATGGACCAGATCGATCACGAGACGGTGGGCAAGTATCTGTTTACGTCCGGCTCCACCGGCATGCCCAAGGGTGTGTTGCAGACCCAGGGCATGATGTGCGCTGTGGTGGCCGGCCAGGAAGCGTTGCGCGACGAAGAGCCGGACTCGGACGAAGTACCTGAAACGCTGGAATGGATGCCCTGGAACCACATTTCCGCGGGCAATATCAGCTTCAACAACGTGCTGAACAACGCCGGCACCCTGTATCTGGATGCGGGCAAGCCGATCCCCGGCATGTTTGACCAGACGATTGCCAATCTGCGCGAAGTGTCGCCGCAGGTTTTCGGGTCAGCGCCCATTGCCTTTGCGATGCTGGCGGATGCGATGGAGCGCGATAAGGATCTGCGCAAGAGTTTCTTCGCCAAGCTAAAATACATGGCCTATGGCGGTGCGACGCTCTCCAATGATCTGTATGACCGTATGCAGGCCCTGGCGATTGCCGAGACAGGCATGCGGATGCCGTTCACGACCATGTATGGCGCGACGGAGACGCAGGGCATTACGGTTGTCCACTGGATCACCGAGCGTGTGGGGCTGATCGGTCTGCCGCTGCCGGGGCTGACACTCAAGCTTGTGCCCAACGGCACCAAGAAGGAAGTGCGCGTCAAGGGAGCAACGGTGACGCCGGGCTATTTGAATGATCCTGATAAGACGGCGGACGCCTTTGATGAAGACGGCTTCTACAAGCTGGGGGACGCAGGCAAGTTCGTGGATCCGGATGATCCCGCCCAGGGCCTGGTTTTTGACGGGCGGGTGACCGAAGACTTCAAACTCTCGTCGGGCACATGGGTGTCGGCAGGCACGCTGCGGGCTGACGTCGTGGCGGCGGCGTCGCCATTGCTGCAGGACGCGGTGGTGTGCGGGCTGGACAAACCCTTTGTGGCGCTGCTGGCATGGCCGAACATGGCAGCGGTTGCAGAGCTCGCTGCCGGTGCCTCAACGCCAGAGGAAATGGTGAAGCACCCGGCTGTTGTTGCGGCGGTCAAGGACAAGATTGCCGCGCACAACAAGGATGCGGGCGGATCATCGGGTCGCATCAAGAGGGTGCATCTGATGACGGAGCCACCGTCCATTGACGGGCATGAAATTACCGACAAGGGCTACATCAATCAGCGGGCGACGCTTGAGCGTCGCGCTGCTCTGGTGGATGTGCTTTATGCGGATGACCCCGATGACGGGGTGATCGTGATCTAA
- a CDS encoding carboxymuconolactone decarboxylase family protein yields MARIDYADPSTLEGLSAKAFENAPPINIFKMLAHTGPLFGRFMQFGGGILSETEIDPELRELAILRVGHLSGAAYEVQQHETISRQMKMREELISAARTGDTKDLTEIEAQVMAFTDDILKNVKASDATFNPLLEKLGPRQLQELTITVGFYMLVSRYLETFEVDLEDGEVPDLAKVTRTK; encoded by the coding sequence ATGGCACGCATCGACTACGCAGACCCCAGCACGCTGGAGGGCCTCTCCGCCAAGGCATTTGAGAACGCACCGCCCATCAATATCTTCAAAATGCTTGCCCACACCGGCCCGCTGTTTGGACGCTTCATGCAGTTCGGCGGCGGCATTCTTTCTGAAACAGAAATCGATCCGGAATTGCGCGAGCTTGCCATCCTGCGTGTCGGTCACCTGTCCGGCGCGGCCTACGAAGTGCAGCAGCACGAAACAATCTCTCGCCAGATGAAGATGCGCGAAGAGCTCATCTCAGCTGCCCGCACCGGTGACACCAAAGACCTGACCGAGATCGAAGCTCAAGTCATGGCTTTCACCGATGACATTCTCAAAAACGTCAAAGCGTCCGACGCCACCTTCAATCCGCTGCTCGAAAAACTTGGGCCCCGCCAGCTGCAGGAACTCACCATCACCGTTGGTTTCTACATGCTGGTGTCCCGCTACCTTGAAACCTTCGAGGTTGACCTTGAAGACGGCGAGGTTCCAGATCTCGCCAAAGTCACCCGCACCAAATAG
- a CDS encoding FAD-binding oxidoreductase, whose product MTIDRTSLRWNGWGPTAQPDALPDGSPAWDWIADALGISSPLPKTPAKDLSDCTVPASGLDGETRLELERIVGANQVHVGDYERAFHARGKSYHDLLWMRAGNISNAPDAVVYPRSEEEVQRLVEFAAASDIVLVPYGGGSSVVGGVTAREEGETRLCITVDTTLMASLLSIDETAMTATAQAGIYGPALDTALSNHGVRLGHYPQSFEYSTLGGWVAARGAGQNSIRYGRADKWLVSAHVATPSGLWRTEATPGSAAAPNLNQLVAGSEGTLGIITQATFKIHDVPETEDYRGYLFRSFAEGADAIRQIVQAEIPTAMLRLSDPDETYFFRTLSSVGKEKGIKDNLADAYLRLRGYADKPCVLLIGMEGSAVNVSYARDRAARIIAATGGLHAGKSPGTSWKAGRFHGPMVRDPMMDHGLGVDTLETSTFWSNIETLHKAVTDAIATSTKETLDGPGQQGIVMAHISHAYADGASLYFTFVFPRRHDGGLEGEIEQWLTIKRAASDAIAANGGTISHHHGVGTDHAPWLGQEKGPIGMQTLSAVKNSIDPKGVMNPRKVLG is encoded by the coding sequence ATGACGATTGATCGCACAAGTTTGCGCTGGAATGGCTGGGGTCCAACCGCCCAGCCAGACGCCCTGCCCGATGGATCCCCCGCATGGGACTGGATCGCAGATGCACTGGGCATCTCGTCACCCCTGCCCAAAACGCCGGCCAAGGACCTGAGCGACTGCACCGTGCCTGCGTCCGGCCTTGATGGCGAAACGCGCCTTGAGCTGGAGCGCATCGTCGGCGCCAATCAGGTACATGTGGGCGACTACGAGCGCGCCTTCCACGCCCGCGGCAAGAGCTACCATGACCTGCTGTGGATGCGTGCCGGCAACATCTCCAACGCGCCGGACGCAGTCGTCTATCCGCGCAGCGAAGAAGAAGTGCAGCGGCTCGTCGAGTTTGCCGCAGCCAGTGACATCGTGCTCGTGCCCTATGGCGGCGGCTCAAGCGTCGTTGGTGGCGTCACTGCCCGTGAGGAGGGTGAAACCCGCCTGTGCATCACGGTCGACACCACCTTGATGGCGTCCCTGCTGAGCATTGACGAAACCGCCATGACGGCAACCGCGCAGGCGGGCATCTATGGTCCGGCGCTGGACACAGCCCTGTCGAACCACGGCGTGCGCCTTGGCCACTATCCCCAGAGCTTTGAGTATTCAACCCTTGGTGGCTGGGTGGCCGCGCGCGGCGCAGGCCAAAACTCCATCCGCTATGGCCGCGCTGACAAATGGCTGGTGTCTGCCCATGTCGCCACGCCTTCCGGCCTGTGGCGCACGGAAGCCACACCGGGGTCTGCAGCCGCCCCCAACCTCAACCAGCTGGTGGCCGGCAGCGAGGGCACGCTGGGCATCATCACCCAGGCGACATTCAAAATTCATGATGTTCCGGAAACGGAGGATTACCGCGGCTATCTCTTCCGCAGCTTTGCGGAAGGTGCTGACGCCATCCGCCAGATCGTGCAGGCGGAAATTCCCACTGCCATGCTGCGCCTGTCAGACCCAGACGAAACCTACTTCTTCCGCACGCTTTCAAGCGTCGGCAAGGAAAAAGGCATCAAGGACAATCTCGCCGACGCCTATCTGCGCCTGCGCGGCTATGCCGACAAACCCTGCGTGCTGTTGATCGGCATGGAAGGCAGCGCGGTCAATGTGTCCTATGCGCGAGATCGCGCCGCCCGGATCATCGCTGCGACCGGCGGTCTGCATGCAGGCAAGTCTCCCGGCACAAGCTGGAAGGCTGGCCGCTTCCACGGCCCCATGGTCCGTGACCCGATGATGGATCACGGCCTGGGCGTCGATACGCTGGAAACATCCACCTTCTGGTCCAACATCGAAACGCTGCACAAGGCCGTCACCGACGCCATCGCCACATCTACCAAGGAAACCCTTGATGGCCCCGGCCAGCAGGGCATTGTCATGGCCCATATCAGCCACGCCTATGCGGATGGTGCCAGCCTCTACTTCACCTTCGTGTTTCCCCGCCGCCACGATGGCGGGCTGGAAGGTGAAATCGAGCAATGGCTGACGATCAAGCGCGCAGCCTCGGATGCCATCGCTGCCAATGGCGGCACAATCTCCCATCACCATGGTGTGGGCACGGATCACGCCCCGTGGCTGGGTCAGGAAAAAGGCCCCATCGGCATGCAGACCCTGAGTGCCGTCAAAAACTCCATCGACCCCAAAGGCGTGATGAACCCCCGCAAGGTGCTGGGCTAA
- a CDS encoding glutathione S-transferase family protein translates to MADVTIYEHPLSPYAQKCKIALREKGVAFAAKLPDSIGTGLAGGEFRDASPRIEVPALIHGDVTIFESTVILEYIEETWPDPALLLKEPAARAHARMLEEMMDTHYEAITWALGEIHFFKRATGAAADRLTAAAAEQLAQAHAWLEKHLGDNQWFGGRTIGYADCAIAPLVNGAAGFDLGPKPGTPLGQWLVRANARPSIEETQTEAVASLSDMAQVGDLISTGQFKRQYRDHRLEWMVRSGGLDIVVDGIKNDTIRFVWPFA, encoded by the coding sequence ATGGCAGACGTCACGATCTACGAACACCCGCTCTCGCCCTATGCCCAGAAGTGCAAGATCGCCCTGCGCGAGAAAGGCGTCGCGTTCGCGGCAAAGCTGCCGGACTCGATCGGCACCGGCCTTGCCGGCGGCGAGTTTCGTGACGCGTCCCCGCGCATCGAAGTGCCCGCACTCATCCACGGCGACGTGACGATCTTCGAGTCGACCGTCATTCTTGAATACATCGAGGAAACCTGGCCGGACCCGGCACTGCTGCTCAAAGAGCCTGCAGCCCGCGCCCATGCGCGCATGCTGGAGGAGATGATGGACACCCACTACGAAGCCATCACCTGGGCCCTGGGCGAAATCCATTTCTTCAAGCGCGCAACCGGCGCCGCCGCCGACCGCCTGACCGCCGCTGCCGCCGAACAGCTGGCCCAGGCCCATGCCTGGCTTGAAAAACACCTCGGCGACAATCAGTGGTTCGGTGGCCGCACCATTGGCTATGCCGACTGCGCCATTGCACCGCTGGTAAATGGCGCGGCGGGCTTCGACCTTGGCCCCAAGCCCGGCACGCCGCTGGGCCAGTGGCTGGTGCGCGCCAATGCCCGGCCATCAATTGAAGAAACCCAGACCGAAGCCGTCGCCTCCCTCAGCGACATGGCGCAGGTCGGCGATCTCATTTCAACCGGCCAGTTCAAACGTCAGTACCGCGATCACCGCCTTGAGTGGATGGTCCGCTCCGGTGGCCTCGACATCGTGGTCGACGGCATCAAGAACGACACCATTCGTTTCGTCTGGCCCTTCGCGTAA
- a CDS encoding MBL fold metallo-hydrolase — translation MGIDVTGLGIPKYTYTKGLHELGNGAYAWLQPDGGWGWSNSGMIVDGDQSLIVDTLFDVPLTRDMLDAYRKAEPKAADTIGMLVNTHHNGDHCYGNECCEGAEIIAHKLAAEAMAHEPPEMLVGFLEAAPDLGDLGAYLTKCFGVFDFKGVTPTLPTTTFEGSLTRKVGNKDVHLLSVGPAHTPGDIIVHVPDNKTVYTGDILFIEGHPILWEGPVENWINACDAICAMDVDTVVPGHGPITDKRGVKALQQYLVYVRDEARKRYDAGLSCFEAAQDIDMSDYDSWGDGERIAVNVATLYHEFSGDPRPDTATLFGWMAELDKRRG, via the coding sequence ATGGGCATCGACGTAACTGGATTGGGCATTCCCAAATACACCTACACCAAGGGTCTGCATGAGCTGGGCAACGGCGCCTATGCATGGCTTCAGCCTGATGGCGGCTGGGGCTGGTCCAACTCCGGCATGATCGTTGATGGCGATCAGTCGCTCATCGTCGATACCCTGTTCGACGTACCCCTGACCCGCGACATGCTGGACGCCTATCGCAAGGCCGAGCCCAAGGCGGCTGACACCATCGGCATGCTGGTCAACACCCACCACAATGGCGACCATTGCTACGGCAATGAGTGCTGCGAGGGCGCGGAGATCATCGCCCACAAACTGGCCGCAGAAGCCATGGCCCATGAGCCACCTGAAATGCTGGTGGGTTTCCTCGAGGCGGCACCGGATCTTGGCGACCTTGGGGCCTACCTCACCAAATGCTTCGGCGTGTTTGATTTCAAGGGCGTGACGCCCACCCTGCCCACCACCACCTTTGAAGGTTCCCTGACCCGCAAAGTCGGCAACAAGGACGTGCATTTGCTGAGTGTCGGCCCGGCACATACGCCCGGCGACATCATCGTGCACGTGCCCGACAACAAGACCGTCTACACCGGCGACATCCTCTTCATCGAAGGTCATCCAATTCTGTGGGAAGGCCCCGTCGAAAACTGGATCAACGCCTGTGACGCCATCTGCGCCATGGACGTGGATACGGTCGTGCCCGGCCACGGCCCCATCACCGACAAGCGCGGCGTCAAAGCCCTGCAGCAATATCTGGTCTATGTCCGCGACGAAGCCCGTAAGCGCTATGACGCCGGCCTCTCCTGCTTTGAGGCAGCCCAGGACATCGACATGAGCGACTATGACAGCTGGGGCGACGGCGAACGCATCGCCGTCAATGTTGCAACGCTCTATCACGAGTTTTCCGGCGATCCGCGCCCGGACACCGCCACCCTGTTCGGCTGGATGGCCGAACTCGACAAACGCAGAGGCTGA
- a CDS encoding long-chain-fatty-acid--CoA ligase: protein MIDFDNIKVIGDITRYQARTRPDHIAQVFEGRETTYGDLDKRACQVGQGLIAEGMKKDGRIAFMGKGSDHYFEMLNGAFKAGSVVVGVNWRLAGPEVEYILTDSHSEIVFVSEDFYDTVGAALANCPKVRKVIALDGGHPEWESFTEWRDKFEATDPHIDMGPDDDIIQLYTSGTTGYPKGVQLTNANYISVLDQAERAGWAQWEPEDKNLVVMPLFHVAGVNVGVIGHAQGCTNIIMKDVDPAGILDAITEQRVSIAFMVPAVILFLTMMPNVKEVDYSCLRYILYGASPIQEDLLLQAQDLFKCNFIQVYGLTETTGGGTVLKPEDHDPARGKLRSCGQPSPGVEVQIIDEDGKEVATGDVGEIIIKSGCIMKGYWNRQEATEGAIKNEWFYTGDAGYKDDEGFVYIHDRVKDMIVSGGENVYPAEVENALFKHPEIADVAVVGVPDEKWGEAVKAIVVAEQGKSPDPKEIISWAKTQIAGYKVPKTVDFIDALPRNPSGKILRRELRDPHWEGHDRKVG from the coding sequence ATGATTGATTTCGACAACATCAAAGTGATTGGTGACATCACGCGCTATCAGGCGCGGACACGTCCTGACCACATCGCGCAGGTTTTCGAGGGTCGTGAGACGACCTATGGGGATCTGGACAAACGCGCCTGCCAGGTCGGGCAGGGGCTGATTGCCGAGGGCATGAAGAAGGACGGCCGCATTGCCTTCATGGGCAAGGGCTCGGACCACTATTTTGAAATGCTCAACGGGGCCTTCAAGGCGGGCTCGGTTGTGGTGGGCGTCAACTGGCGTCTGGCCGGACCGGAAGTTGAGTACATCTTGACTGACAGCCACTCGGAAATCGTGTTCGTCAGCGAAGATTTCTACGACACGGTGGGCGCAGCGCTCGCAAATTGCCCAAAGGTGCGCAAGGTCATTGCCCTTGATGGCGGGCATCCGGAATGGGAATCCTTCACCGAGTGGCGCGACAAGTTTGAAGCCACGGACCCGCATATCGACATGGGGCCCGATGACGACATCATTCAGCTCTACACATCCGGCACTACCGGGTATCCAAAGGGCGTGCAGCTGACCAACGCCAACTACATTTCCGTGCTGGATCAGGCGGAGCGTGCCGGCTGGGCGCAGTGGGAGCCTGAGGACAAGAACCTCGTGGTCATGCCGCTGTTCCATGTGGCCGGTGTGAATGTGGGCGTGATCGGCCACGCGCAGGGCTGCACCAACATCATCATGAAGGATGTGGACCCGGCGGGCATTCTGGATGCCATCACCGAGCAGCGCGTGTCCATTGCGTTCATGGTGCCGGCGGTGATCCTGTTCCTGACCATGATGCCGAATGTAAAGGAGGTGGATTACTCCTGCCTGCGTTACATTCTCTATGGTGCATCTCCCATTCAGGAAGATCTGTTGCTGCAGGCGCAGGACCTGTTCAAGTGTAACTTCATTCAGGTCTATGGCCTGACGGAAACAACCGGCGGCGGCACGGTGCTGAAGCCGGAGGATCACGATCCTGCGCGCGGCAAGCTGCGCTCATGTGGTCAGCCAAGCCCGGGCGTTGAAGTCCAGATCATTGATGAGGACGGCAAGGAAGTGGCGACCGGCGATGTTGGTGAAATCATCATCAAGTCCGGCTGCATCATGAAGGGCTACTGGAACCGTCAGGAAGCCACCGAAGGGGCGATCAAGAACGAGTGGTTCTATACGGGCGACGCTGGCTACAAGGACGATGAAGGCTTCGTCTACATCCATGACCGGGTGAAGGACATGATCGTGTCCGGCGGTGAAAACGTGTATCCGGCGGAAGTCGAGAACGCACTCTTCAAGCATCCCGAGATTGCCGACGTGGCTGTTGTCGGTGTGCCGGATGAAAAATGGGGCGAAGCTGTGAAGGCCATTGTTGTGGCTGAGCAGGGCAAGTCTCCGGACCCCAAGGAAATCATCTCCTGGGCCAAGACACAGATTGCGGGCTACAAGGTGCCCAAGACGGTGGACTTCATTGATGCGCTGCCGCGCAATCCGTCCGGCAAGATCCTGCGCCGCGAGCTGCGTGATCCGCATTGGGAAGGTCACGACCGCAAGGTCGGCTAA
- a CDS encoding carboxymuconolactone decarboxylase family protein, with protein MPRIPYPETDDITPENAALLADLPDLNVFKMMARSGAAFAPFMALVNAYLNDGTLDPELRELVILRVGHSRSAQYEVWHHERVARELGMAEDRIMAAGAPLPSPLLTDIENAALAFADDVVENTRASDTTFDAVHAHLGDNQTAELLVIVGVYQMVCSFLETMDIEIESGPVPEGRLEKIATGVSNAS; from the coding sequence GTGCCACGCATTCCCTATCCGGAAACCGACGACATCACACCTGAAAACGCTGCCCTGCTGGCGGACCTGCCCGACCTCAACGTCTTCAAGATGATGGCCCGCTCCGGCGCGGCCTTCGCGCCCTTCATGGCGCTGGTAAATGCCTACCTGAATGACGGCACCCTCGACCCTGAGTTGCGCGAACTTGTGATCCTGCGGGTCGGCCACAGCCGCAGCGCCCAGTATGAAGTCTGGCACCATGAGCGCGTCGCCCGTGAGCTTGGCATGGCCGAAGACCGCATCATGGCGGCAGGCGCGCCGCTGCCCTCGCCTCTTCTCACCGACATCGAGAACGCAGCCCTCGCCTTTGCCGACGACGTGGTGGAAAACACCCGCGCGTCAGACACGACCTTCGATGCAGTACATGCCCATCTCGGCGACAACCAGACAGCCGAACTGCTTGTCATTGTCGGCGTCTATCAGATGGTCTGTTCCTTCCTGGAGACCATGGATATCGAAATCGAGTCCGGTCCGGTGCCAGAAGGCCGCCTTGAGAAAATCGCAACCGGCGTATCAAACGCATCCTGA
- a CDS encoding MOSC domain-containing protein, with the protein MSGRVLAIARCLVKRGPMELLRETAISLDKGVEGDPRGHKKGRQVTVISREAWEAACTDLGKELDWTTRRANVLVEGVDLAFTKHRQLRIGEVLFTIAMQTQPCFLMDEFESGLKDALKPDWRGGACCTVEKAGIIRVGDPVEVLA; encoded by the coding sequence ATGAGTGGACGTGTTCTTGCCATCGCCCGGTGCCTTGTAAAGCGCGGGCCAATGGAACTGCTGCGCGAAACCGCAATCAGTCTTGATAAAGGCGTTGAGGGGGACCCGCGCGGCCACAAGAAAGGCCGTCAGGTGACCGTCATTTCGCGGGAAGCATGGGAGGCCGCGTGCACCGACCTTGGCAAGGAGCTGGACTGGACCACAAGGCGGGCGAATGTTCTGGTGGAAGGCGTTGACCTGGCCTTCACCAAGCACCGGCAGCTGCGCATTGGTGAGGTGCTTTTCACCATCGCCATGCAGACGCAGCCATGCTTCTTGATGGATGAGTTTGAAAGTGGACTTAAAGATGCGCTGAAACCTGATTGGCGCGGTGGGGCCTGTTGCACTGTTGAAAAGGCAGGCATCATTCGGGTGGGTGATCCGGTGGAGGTATTGGCGTGA
- a CDS encoding alpha/beta hydrolase: protein MSLDPQVEAMLAQLAENPAPKLWDLPLDDARATYEGMAAVLDLPDAPIGKTEDISIPGPAGDIPARVYTPVAGGSSSLPCLVFFHGGGFVIGNLVTHDALCRTLANEAGVRVVAVDYRLAPEHVYPAAADDCYAATKWVEANAGTLGIDPNSIAVAGDSAGGNLAAVVCLMAKAKKGPQIAFQMLIYPTTDFTDADQWGSRTEFAEGYFLEKETMRWFEGNYMGGNDAARSEPFASPLSADDLSGLPPAYVITAGFDPLRDEGKAYADALNAAGTKAEYVDYPGMIHGFFNMQGVLDVSKEAVKVAADKLAAALAH from the coding sequence ATGTCACTTGATCCCCAGGTGGAGGCGATGCTCGCCCAGCTTGCCGAAAACCCGGCACCAAAGTTGTGGGATTTGCCGCTGGATGATGCGCGTGCCACGTATGAAGGCATGGCAGCGGTATTGGATCTGCCGGACGCACCCATCGGCAAGACGGAAGACATTTCCATTCCCGGCCCTGCGGGCGACATTCCCGCGCGCGTTTATACGCCGGTTGCCGGTGGCAGCTCGTCGCTGCCGTGCCTTGTGTTCTTTCACGGCGGTGGTTTTGTGATCGGCAATCTTGTGACCCACGATGCCCTGTGCCGGACACTCGCCAACGAAGCAGGCGTGCGCGTTGTGGCGGTGGATTACCGGCTGGCGCCGGAGCACGTGTATCCGGCAGCAGCGGATGACTGCTACGCGGCGACCAAATGGGTGGAAGCCAATGCGGGAACGCTTGGCATCGACCCCAACTCCATTGCGGTAGCCGGGGACAGTGCGGGCGGCAACCTTGCCGCTGTTGTATGCCTGATGGCGAAAGCCAAGAAGGGCCCGCAGATCGCGTTTCAGATGCTGATCTATCCCACCACCGACTTTACAGACGCCGACCAGTGGGGATCACGCACGGAATTTGCCGAAGGCTACTTCCTTGAAAAGGAAACCATGCGCTGGTTTGAAGGTAATTACATGGGCGGCAATGATGCGGCGCGCTCCGAGCCGTTTGCCTCCCCCCTCAGTGCCGATGATCTTTCCGGGTTGCCACCGGCCTATGTGATTACCGCCGGGTTTGATCCTCTGCGGGATGAAGGCAAGGCCTATGCGGATGCGCTCAATGCGGCGGGCACCAAGGCTGAATACGTTGACTATCCGGGCATGATCCACGGTTTCTTCAACATGCAAGGTGTCCTTGATGTATCGAAGGAAGCGGTGAAGGTCGCGGCGGACAAGCTGGCGGCGGCGCTGGCGCATTAA
- a CDS encoding DUF924 family protein encodes MSDVTAHDVVEFWLTAGPKKWFSKDEAFDAEIASRFGDAVVAAGEGHYADWAGTPEGALALVILMDQFPRNLHRGSAKAFAYDARALAVTQQAIADGHDMATDEENRSWFYMPFMHSEALADQERCIELVRERLPKAEDTLKFAILHRDLIARFGRFPHRNILFGRDSTQEEKNYLSSEGAFSG; translated from the coding sequence GTGAGTGACGTAACGGCCCATGACGTGGTTGAGTTCTGGCTGACAGCGGGACCGAAAAAATGGTTCAGCAAGGACGAAGCATTTGATGCGGAAATCGCATCACGGTTTGGCGATGCCGTGGTAGCAGCGGGTGAAGGCCACTATGCGGACTGGGCAGGCACTCCGGAGGGGGCGCTGGCGCTGGTCATTTTGATGGACCAGTTTCCGCGCAATCTGCACCGCGGGTCAGCCAAGGCCTTTGCTTATGACGCCCGCGCGCTGGCTGTGACCCAGCAGGCCATTGCGGACGGGCACGACATGGCCACGGACGAGGAGAACCGTTCGTGGTTCTACATGCCCTTCATGCATTCAGAAGCGTTGGCTGATCAGGAGCGGTGCATTGAACTGGTGAGGGAGCGCCTGCCCAAGGCGGAGGACACGTTGAAATTCGCCATTCTGCACCGTGATCTGATTGCGCGTTTTGGCCGGTTTCCCCACCGGAATATCCTGTTTGGTCGCGACAGCACCCAGGAGGAGAAAAATTACCTCTCTAGCGAAGGGGCTTTTTCCGGCTAG